The sequence below is a genomic window from Venturia canescens isolate UGA chromosome 9, ASM1945775v1, whole genome shotgun sequence.
AGTGGATTCGCGCCTGCAAAGGATCATAACAGACATCGATGAATTAAAAGCACCGAAGGCCTTCGCAGACCTCAAAATTTCTTACAAAAACTGCATGAAAGGCGGTGCGTTACTTCCATTATTTTCTAGTTTCCTCTTCTTTTCGATGATTCTCTTGAAATCCACATCATTTTGCAAAtgcgtgaaaacgttttaatgaCTTACAAGATTATAGGTGATGAAACGAGTAATTTCTCGACTTTAAGGATGTACATGCGCCTTGTATTAGTCagttaaggtattcctttcgcaggaCCGTATTTTTTAGTGTCGCAAActagggcactcgaaatttggactgattcctaaccttTGAGAAGTCCCTGTTAtatgggaaaagcttctgcttctgctaTTTTTCCAGCTTCTATCCTTAAtatcttttttcaacattcgataaccctttatttttatcatcgctatggattccttacatttttttctatccgtgaGACAGTTTCTATCAGAAATTTAGAGATATTCAgtgtatgaattattgaatagaaatgtggtgatgatggaatctccgtaagctcccgtataaattttatcatttttttaattttaattcttcattaaatgttcgataacctgacctgaaatttcgccaatctatttgCATACACTTGTACTTTActgtaaattaaaatcaattttttgtagagagtttgggttcgtgaaaggattACCTTTAATAgtcttcccattttttttttttttttttttaaactaatTACCTCAGTCATTCATATGTAACAGAATATTAGTAAAAAAGCGCtatcttaattttttaatcgtgaataatattcaagttgagtttcttttttctcagtccACCTACAATTAGTTGCTGGCCAATTACATTTTATGGTCGAGTAACATAAAATTTTATGTTATCAGAATGGAACGGAGATCATAGCAAAAAGTTGGCGGCATACGTCGAAGACCAGAACGAATGGCAAGCGATTTTACAGTCGAAACAGAATCTACGgtcattcaacaaaaattcgaTCTTCGAATACTtaatcatgataaaaaaaatcgtaaatccAATGAACACGCGATCCAAGGTTTTGCAGGTAACCACGAATCAAATACATCAAATTCTTCTCACTGTCTGATACCAAATCTTATTTCCTAGCTCTCGGTAGACTCTCCGGGCATCCCCTGGAATTATTTTAAGGACGGCATGTCCAGTGCAGCTGTTCAAGAATATCTGCAGTATATGAAAGATGTTATCGGATACCTGGGTGTTGACGTATCAAAGGCGGAGTCCGTTCTGCTGAAAATTTTGTCGTTCGAAATAGAACTATCAAAAGTAAGTATGAAAATTCagggaaataaataaaaaatggttctTTATTTCtgtatcaaagtttgaaaaaagtgcGTCGAATGTTATGCCACGTGTAAAACGATCAAGGAATTTAGGGTGAATGAACTGGAAACAAAAGTTTGTTGgaactttgaaatattttaatgaACAGATCAACAAAGGGTTTGagcttgaaaaattatgaCCATTTCAAAAGTCACAAGCAtctcgaattttgaataattgtgGCTGATTTCAAACGAATTGATACAGATTATTTCTGTGGAGAACGAGACCTACGATATTAACAGTAAATACTCAAAAACGACCATCGGGGAACTGGACAAAGAATATCCGCATTGGAAACTGCTGGAGATATTTAACGGCTCGGAAGAAAAAGTGGTTGAGCTGGACGAGTACATTTCTATGGATCGTCTTTCGatgttggaaaaatatatatcccGAAAGGCAAAGAAGCTTTTATACAATTGGCTATCTTGGCGGAAAACGATGACGAAACTCAGTTTATCCGACGACTATGTTAAGTACAAGAGGAAAGTCCTGCTACGCGGTCTTTATGGATTCCCACAGGGCCACTGGAGGGAATGCGCTCATAAAGTTTTCGCAGAGTCCCCATTCTTATTGGATGTTTTGTATTATGGGAAATACTTGAGCGACAACGTCGTGGAAGATACAACCAAAATATTTACCGACCTGCATAAAAAATACATCGAACTCATCACAAAGGTAAATCATCCCCATCATTTCACAAACTGATTGAACGGATACCTCGCTTAAGGTAattcctgtactgcatgctaatcaaatgagtgctaaattttcaaaacgcttttagaccaagtttaacgtaccgattaaatgtattgttagtggatttttattacagcatatcttagtaacatgtaaaaatattaaaaacgctagttttgcaaaaccatcaattgataaatacaaatttccacgctgacacattttcaatggtatttttcaaataattatctgcgttttttcatcgattttattgcaacaagtctcattttgttcgtcaaccggtcctcAATGAATTCAtcatgtagttgttttttttaacttgatcgcttcactgttgcagctaattgttcattgagtgaaaaaacttgttcatttataatttctgaaggaatgagtttaaaggaaaatctacgtggtgaattcgtagagaatcagttgaggaacaaaatcaaacttggtgcaataaaatcggtttaaaaaatacagatgattctttgaaaaatagctgtgaaaatgtgtcatcatggaaatttgcatctatcagttcatagttttgcaaaactagcgtttttaatatttttacatgttactaagatatgctgtaataaaaatccactaacaataagtttaatcggtacgttgaacttggtctaaaagcgttttgaaaatttagcactcatttgactagcatgcagtacaggagttaccttaatgcgtaattactcgataactaaacagaagaaaattttgaaaaaaattgggtcttcgcacttgatgttgaagaacattatcaccaaatttgatcaatttcttatcattttgacgaatgtagccaccctccttaatcggttaaactgtgtcaaagaatttcgatttagaaatttgcagctatctctctcgcactcacggttgcgatataccgactgatccattcTCTTAAgtccaattttcatgtcacgtgcagattcattttatttaatgcCACTTCAAATCTGAATCTTTTATAACGatcctttttttccatcgttgtTTTCAACCGTTTTCCCAGGCTGATTGGTTAAAAGATAAGACGAAACAGCATGCTCTCAAAATagtcgaaaaaatcaaaatcgacATCAATCGTTATCAAAAACTTATGCTCCATGAGAAGTCCTACCCGTATCACAGTGAAAATGGATTTCTAGACTGTTCGTTAGCAGAGAACCGAGTCAATTTAACAAACATCTTCGAATATTTCCCTAAGTATCGAAGAATCGATGATTCTGAAGAACATTTAGgttatttcgttaaaaatcATGCCGGTTATTCATCGATGGAAAAGTCTATTGGTGAGTTTCCAGATAATTGCTTCATTTATTTCGCcggaaagtttaaaaaaaggcATTTTTATCGACTATTTGAAAGCTCGAATAAATttaaaagaaaacatga
It includes:
- the LOC122415698 gene encoding neprilysin-2-like — its product is MSSHTTVVAISTLFVCIALTAGHGINSSKLVTVNVTSTPKSLEDICVTKDCIFTAQRLLKSMNSEAKPCDDFYEFACGNYAKASGPIPDYEKLNDMNTESKLEVDSRLQRIITDIDELKAPKAFADLKISYKNCMKGEWNGDHSKKLAAYVEDQNEWQAILQSKQNLRSFNKNSIFEYLIMIKKIVNPMNTRSKVLQLSVDSPGIPWNYFKDGMSSAAVQEYLQYMKDVIGYLGVDVSKAESVLLKILSFEIELSKIISVENETYDINSKYSKTTIGELDKEYPHWKLLEIFNGSEEKVVELDEYISMDRLSMLEKYISRKAKKLLYNWLSWRKTMTKLSLSDDYVKYKRKVLLRGLYGFPQGHWRECAHKVFAESPFLLDVLYYGKYLSDNVVEDTTKIFTDLHKKYIELITKADWLKDKTKQHALKIVEKIKIDINRYQKLMLHEKSYPYHSENGFLDCSLAENRVNLTNIFEYFPKYRRIDDSEEHLGYFVKNHAGYSSMEKSIVIGAQYFTELFYNIDRPKSLVYGSFGSVIGHELGHTLDDKNRHFDITGIRKSWWDSKSNETYVNLTQCLVKQYKQYGSYELGLHVNSFKTRNEDVADNVGLKLAYSVYDEWTRSRNISEKQLPGLDYSARQMFWISYANSWCTNLRPEAEQYAIKNGIYSLPKFRVNIPLSNMPEFAKDFQCSKDSKMNPKKRCPIW